Proteins encoded together in one Quercus lobata isolate SW786 chromosome 3, ValleyOak3.0 Primary Assembly, whole genome shotgun sequence window:
- the LOC115979396 gene encoding uncharacterized protein LOC115979396 yields MSLSDKEIANVGGSGGGAADDDDDNNRVGGGVHASDVVDDDDNGKKQRGYGYGCGIGCTISFAKARQAVLNPFTKAKKQFLRRKNKRTSSSSSGSTGARISGKRFGCLNNGGKGCCFCLRQPQTLESNSGSRTSDPNDPNFTYDMLKAFIENNDFYSKECNPHFDFDLFSHATE; encoded by the coding sequence ATGTCTTTGTCTGATAAAGAGATCGCCAATGTTggtggcagtggtggtggtgctgctgatgatgatgatgacaacaACAGAGTTGGTGGTGGGGTCCACGCCAGTGATGTTGTTGACGATGATGACAATGGAAAGAAGCAAAGAGGGTATGGATATGGATGTGGTATTGGGTGTACGATAAGTTTTGCTAAAGCAAGGCAAGCGGTCCTTAATCCGTTTACAAAAGCCAAGAAACAATTCCTCAGAAGAAAGAACAAAAGgacttcttcttcatcttctggGTCTACTGGTGCCAGGATTTCAGGTAAGAGGTTTGGTTGTCTTAATAATGGTGGTAAAGGTTGTTGCTTTTGTTTAAGGCAACCTCAGACTTTGGAATCAAATTCTGGGTCTCGTACAAGTGACCCAAATGACCCAAATTTCACCTATGACATGCTGAAAGCTTTCATAGAGAATAATGATTTCTATTCCAAAGAATGCAATCCCCACTTTGATTTTGATCTCTTCTCACATGCTACTGAGTGA